One segment of Macrotis lagotis isolate mMagLag1 chromosome 1, bilby.v1.9.chrom.fasta, whole genome shotgun sequence DNA contains the following:
- the TMEM160 gene encoding transmembrane protein 160 — MGGGGCWWWGRAARLARRPGWRGALLLAAPKRGRAGRGSLGPGPGARAAAPPPPVSELDRADAWLLRKAHETAFLSWFRNGLLASGIGVISFMQSDLGREAAYGFFLLGGLCVFYGGASYVAGLASLRRPMMLSLGGALVGGAAVASAGLLWACAVGLYLGQLELEVEGPEPEPGLEPDEADEEEPPAARAGPPRGQAK; from the exons ATGGGAGGCGGAGGCTGCTGGTGGTGGGGTCGGGCGGCTCGGCTGGCCCGGCGCCCGGGCTGGCGGGGGGCTCTGCTGCTGGCGGCGCCGAAGCGCGGCCGGGCCGGCCGGGGATCcctcggccccggccccggggccCGCGCTgcggccccgccgccccccgtGTCCGAACTGGATCGCGCGGACGCCTGGCTCCTGCGGAAGGCGCATGAGACGG CCTTCCTGTCGTGGTTCCGGAACGGCCTCTTGGCCTCGGGCATTGGCGTCATCTCGTTCATGCAGAGCGACCTGGGCCGGGAGGCGGCGTACG GCTTCTTCCTCCTGGGCGGCCTGTGCGTCTTCTACGGCGGAGCCTCGTACGTGGCCGGCCTGGCCTCGCTGCGGCGGCCCATGATGCTGTCGCTGGGCGGGGCGCTGGTCGGGGGCGCGGCCGTGGCCTCCGCCGGCCTGCTCTGGGCCTGCGCCGTGGGCCTCTACCTGGGCCAGCTGGAGCTGGAGGTGGAGGGCCCGGAGCCCGAGCCGGGGCTGGAGCCGGACGAAGCGGACGAGGAGGAGCCGCCGGccgcccgggccgggccgccgcGGGGCCAGGCCAAGTGA